TTTACAATTTGTCCCCATCCGGGGATCATCATTGATTTAAACATTACAGATTTTGGATTTGGGAATTCACCATCATCTGTTGTATCTCTATAAGCATGTTCAGCACTATATTCGCTGTTGATACGGCTTTCCAACAGAAAATAGTTACTGTTCAGGAATTCAGGGTTTTGTTGGGCATAGAGATCCTGAATTGAAAACAGAAATAAAATGAGTATGAGATTAACCCATTTCATCAAATAGTTGCATCAAACGTTCCAAATCATCCTCAGAATAGTACTCAATCCGAATTTCACCACCTTTTGCCTTCTGTTTGATGTTCACTTTTGTACTCAAACTTTGACGCAATCTTTTGGAGAACTCATCCAGGAATGGATTCGCTTCCTTCTTTTCAGGTTTTTTAGATTTCTGCTCACTCTTTTTATCCAACGAGCGCACTAAATCTTCGGTTCGCCGTACAGAAAGTGAATTATCAACAATTTTTTTCAGTGCTTTTTTCTGATCATCCTCAGTTTTAAGGTTAATCAGTGCACGTGCATGGCCTGTAGTGATAGATTCATCCCGTAATGCAGCCTGAATAAAATCGGGTAGCTGCAGTAATCGAAGCATGTTGGTAACGGTGGATCGATTTTTTCCAACCCGCTCTGCTACTTCACTTTGCGTATAATTACATTCATCAATGAGTCGCTTGTACCCCATGGATATCTCAAGCGGGTTCAGCTGCTCGCGCTGAATGTTTTCTATAAGCGCGAATGCAATCAGCTGTTCGTCATTTGCTTCCCTGATATATGCCGGAATTTCATCAATTCCCGCCTGCTTGGTCGCTCTTAACCTTCTTTCACCACTGATTAGCTCAAAACGTTTTTCGCCTAAATAGCGAACCGTTATGGGCTGAATTAAACCGTGTTTTTTGATGGATGATGAGAGCTCATCCAAGGCTTCTTCGTTAAAATCCTTTCGTGGCTGATGGGGATTTGGCCGAATGTGATCAATGGGAATGCTTAACACCACATTCACTCTTTCGGCGGGTTCTATAGGTACGGCCGTTTTGGTTTCCGGCTGCTTTTTTCCTTCCTTTTTCTCTCCTTCACCATCATCATACTCCGGGAAGAAAGCGCCTAAACCTCTGCCTAAAACTTTTTTCGACATACTACAACCCCTCTATTTAGAAAGAACCGGACTGTTCTTAAATAACTTCTTATTTCTTTGTATAATCTCTCGAGCAAGGGATAAATAGTTTTTGGAACCCACACTCGTTGCATCATATAAAATTGCAGGTTTTCCAAAACTTGGAGCTTCTGCAAGCCTTACATTCCGTGCAATAACGGACGAAAAGACTCTGTCATCAAAATAACGTTTTACTTCTTCAGCCACTTGATTGGAGAGTCTTGTACGGCTGTCATACATCGTCAACAGTACTCCTTCAATTTCCAAATCTGTATTCAGATGCTGGCGAACTATTTTTATGGTATTTAAAAGCTGCCCCAACCCTTCGAGCGCAAAATATTCACACTGAACCGGTATTAACACTGAATCAGATGCCGTTAAAGCATTTATTGTCAATAAACCGAGAGAGGGCGGACAATCAATGATGATAAAGTCATACTTATCATCAACTCCTTCAATTGCTTTAGATAAAATCCGCTCACGTTCATTTCTGTCTACCATCTCTATTTCCGCTCCCACAAGATTGATGTGAGACGGGATAAGATCCAAGTATGGAAGTTCTGTTTCCCGGATGGAGTCATTTACATCCACTCCGCCTACCATTACTTCATAAACAGAATTAGAAACTGTTTTAGACTCAATTCCCAAACCACTTGTTGAGTTGCTTTGGGGATCGATATCAATGATCAATGTAGGATGTTCGATAGCAGCTAAACTTGCAGCCAGATTTACGGCCGTTGTTGTTTTACCAACACCGCCTTTCTGGTTTGCAATAGATATAATTTTACCCATTCGTATATGAAGGTAATTTAGTATGAATTTTGTAAATGAATATAACCCTCAGTGGGTACCTAACCAAACAAAGTTATGCACATATAAACGTGGATAACTTTGTCTTAATAGGAAGTAATGAATTGATATATTTTAACTTACAGCTATATAAATATCAATAGATCGGGCCTGAACCCTACTATTGCCGGCTTCCGGTGAGATGTAGATTTCTCTGGTAAACACTGTTTTCCAATCGGTTATTAACCGGAGTTAATCGCTGATAACTATCTTTAAGTAATGAGTCAGAACTTTCTTGCTCAATACCTGAAAAATGGAGGATATCATTACGGTCTACCCACGGAGAAATTTCTCTGTCCAGATTACCTTCTGATTGAACTGTACCGGTTGCCGACCCAACAGAACCGAAGGATGCAGCACCGGCATCTCCTGTAGAATTGTCCGAATCCATCACTAAGGCACCTGCCATAAATCCAATAGATAGCAGAGCTGCTGCTGCAAAATAGAAAGGCTTTTTACGGGTAATACTTGTCGATGTGCTCTGTTCAGATGCTCGTTCGCAAATTGACTGAATTACTCGGTCTGGTGCAGATATTTTTGGCAGCTCCTCAAATTTATTCCTGATATTTCGAAGTGACTCAACTTCGATCAGTAAATTTTCATTTTCTCTGAGCTTTCGTTCGAATTCAACCTGCTCAGAAGGATCCATCTCATTAAATAAGTAAGCTACACTGTCAGTTTTTTTGATACTCATACTTTATTTGATTCCTTCTCATGTTCCTCATCAAACATTTTACGAAGATTAATCAAAGCATATCTCATTCGGCCCAAGGCAGTATTAATTGATACATCAGTTAATTCAGCGATTTCCTTAAATGGCATTTCATAATAGTGCCGCAACATCACCACTGTTCGCTGCTCTTCGGGCAGATTTCCAATATGCTTCAAAAGTCTTGATGTGGACTCATCCAGTTCCAGCTGATCGTGCTGTCCCGGAGTGCCCTCATCAGGCAATCTTTCATAAAAATCTGTTTTCGACTCTTCGTCATACGAACTGCTAACGTCGACAAACCGCTTTTGTTTTCTGATGTGATCAATTGTTGCATTATGTGCAATTCTCATCACCCAAGCGATCCATTTACCCTGCTCATTGTAGGTATCGTCCATTTTAGTAATAACCTTAGTAAAGGTCTCCTGGAAGATATCATTGGCCGTTTCTCTATTCTGTATCATACTGTAAATGTACGAATAGATCTTAGCCTGATGACGGTTCATCAGCTCTTGAAAAGCCAATTGGTCATCTTTTTTCCGGAACAGATGTACTAATTCCCTGTCTTTCATCTGCTCGTATCGGCGTGGTATGTGGTCTGAATTATTGAGTCTCATAACAGTGCTAATTTAGAATGTTGCATCACACTTTCAAAAACAGATTTTTAAATCTATCCATTCAGTTTTGTCTGTATCTACTTAATGGTACTGCACAGACGATGCCAATGTTTCAATACTGACGTATTTACAGGTGAATATTTTACGATAACCACCTGTCTTTAATTAAGTATTCGAATTATTTGATATTAAAACAATAGCATCTTCATGTGAAGCAGAGTAATTATTCCTGAAGATGACTATGGACTCTCTCTCCCAATTTCTCCCCAAGCAACTCTTGTAAAGTTTCTAAATTTTCTTTTTTGATCTGATTTACGGATCCAAATTCCTTCAGCAGCTTTTGAGCCGTTTTATCACCTACACCGTCTATTTCAGTCAATTCTGTTTTGAGGGTTCTTTTTGATCTTTTCTGCCTGTGATAGGTAATGGCAAACCGATGTGCTTCATCTCTGGCACGCTGTAGTAATTTTAATGCAGATGATGTTTTGGGTATCATAATCGGATCAAATTTTCCTGGTAAAAAGACCTCTTCCAAACGTTTTGCTAAACCTGCAACATCACAAGCATCCCTAAACTCAATTTCATCCAGTGCTTCCAGCGCAGCATTTAATTGACCTTTTCCACCATCAATCAAGATCAAATCGGGAACCTGCAATTTCTCTTTTTTCACTTTTGAATAACGCCTTCTTACAATTTCCTTCATCGATGCAAAATCATCCGCACCGGTAACGGTCTTGATTTTAAACCGCTTATATTCGCTCTTTCGTGGTTGACCATCAACAAAACAGACCATAGACGCTACCGGATCTGTTCCTTGTGTGTTAGAGTTGTCAAAGCATTCTATTCTTCGGGGCAGCCGATCCAGCTTCAGATACTCTTTAAGATCTTTAACAGCCTGGGGAATACGATCGCGTTCCGCTTTCTGTTTCTCCAGTTTTCTCTCACCGAGATTGAGCCGGGCATTGGTAATGGCCATCTCTATCAAGTGCTTTTTCTCCCCAATTTGCGGTACATGAATCGGTACTTTTTTTCCTCTCTGTTCCCAAAGATACTCTAATAAAGGGTCTTCCTCTTCCATCTGGTCACTCAAATATACTTCATCCGGAATTGCACCTACCATCTGGCCGGTATAGTAATCTTCCACAAAAGACTGCATCATCACACTTCGCGGGCGATCTTCTATATTTTTCAAAAACCGATTAAACTTTCCGATCAGTTTACCCTCCCGAATTTTGAAAAGAACCCCACAGGCTTCACCCAGCTCTTCATCCACATCTATGGCAAACACATCTCTGTGAACCTCTTTATTAGCAACAATCTTCATTTTCTGATTGTACTTTTCAA
This is a stretch of genomic DNA from Rhodohalobacter barkolensis. It encodes these proteins:
- the uvrC gene encoding excinuclease ABC subunit UvrC, which encodes MSISVEEKIAHLPFSPGVYQFKDSRGNYLYVGKAKKLRNRVRSYFQDSRYHDGRIKLMVSKIEDVEVIVTDSEAEALILENNLIKKHQPRYNIMYRDDKSYPYICITPGQKPRVYPTRTVVRDGSKYFGPYDHVGHMRRMLETIRKAFGLCTCAVSPKMVDKSRGAPKWHSCFDDYLQNCSGDWDDEEYQATIEKVERLLSGKTGDLIREVKEEMEIASQALEFEKAARLRDSVKSLEKYNQKMKIVANKEVHRDVFAIDVDEELGEACGVLFKIREGKLIGKFNRFLKNIEDRPRSVMMQSFVEDYYTGQMVGAIPDEVYLSDQMEEEDPLLEYLWEQRGKKVPIHVPQIGEKKHLIEMAITNARLNLGERKLEKQKAERDRIPQAVKDLKEYLKLDRLPRRIECFDNSNTQGTDPVASMVCFVDGQPRKSEYKRFKIKTVTGADDFASMKEIVRRRYSKVKKEKLQVPDLILIDGGKGQLNAALEALDEIEFRDACDVAGLAKRLEEVFLPGKFDPIMIPKTSSALKLLQRARDEAHRFAITYHRQKRSKRTLKTELTEIDGVGDKTAQKLLKEFGSVNQIKKENLETLQELLGEKLGERVHSHLQE
- a CDS encoding RNA polymerase sigma factor, translating into MRLNNSDHIPRRYEQMKDRELVHLFRKKDDQLAFQELMNRHQAKIYSYIYSMIQNRETANDIFQETFTKVITKMDDTYNEQGKWIAWVMRIAHNATIDHIRKQKRFVDVSSSYDEESKTDFYERLPDEGTPGQHDQLELDESTSRLLKHIGNLPEEQRTVVMLRHYYEMPFKEIAELTDVSINTALGRMRYALINLRKMFDEEHEKESNKV
- a CDS encoding ParA family protein, whose protein sequence is MGKIISIANQKGGVGKTTTAVNLAASLAAIEHPTLIIDIDPQSNSTSGLGIESKTVSNSVYEVMVGGVDVNDSIRETELPYLDLIPSHINLVGAEIEMVDRNERERILSKAIEGVDDKYDFIIIDCPPSLGLLTINALTASDSVLIPVQCEYFALEGLGQLLNTIKIVRQHLNTDLEIEGVLLTMYDSRTRLSNQVAEEVKRYFDDRVFSSVIARNVRLAEAPSFGKPAILYDATSVGSKNYLSLAREIIQRNKKLFKNSPVLSK
- a CDS encoding anti-sigma factor family protein: MSIKKTDSVAYLFNEMDPSEQVEFERKLRENENLLIEVESLRNIRNKFEELPKISAPDRVIQSICERASEQSTSTSITRKKPFYFAAAALLSIGFMAGALVMDSDNSTGDAGAASFGSVGSATGTVQSEGNLDREISPWVDRNDILHFSGIEQESSDSLLKDSYQRLTPVNNRLENSVYQRNLHLTGSRQ
- a CDS encoding ParB/RepB/Spo0J family partition protein, which gives rise to MSKKVLGRGLGAFFPEYDDGEGEKKEGKKQPETKTAVPIEPAERVNVVLSIPIDHIRPNPHQPRKDFNEEALDELSSSIKKHGLIQPITVRYLGEKRFELISGERRLRATKQAGIDEIPAYIREANDEQLIAFALIENIQREQLNPLEISMGYKRLIDECNYTQSEVAERVGKNRSTVTNMLRLLQLPDFIQAALRDESITTGHARALINLKTEDDQKKALKKIVDNSLSVRRTEDLVRSLDKKSEQKSKKPEKKEANPFLDEFSKRLRQSLSTKVNIKQKAKGGEIRIEYYSEDDLERLMQLFDEMG